A genomic window from Salvelinus alpinus chromosome 10, SLU_Salpinus.1, whole genome shotgun sequence includes:
- the calcrlb gene encoding calcitonin gene-related peptide type 1 receptor — protein MDANGIFSLLLLCSVTELCVLASPEGNDSQQHHTQNVYHDIGVTRNTIVTAQFECYQKIMKNDKHNKIGPVCNRTWDGWLCWEDTEAGFTTNQHCPDYFQDFDTAEMASKVCSETGNWFLHPESNRTWTNYTKCTAYTSAGRVTAMNLYYLVLIGHGLSLTSLFFSLGIFFHFKSLSCQRITLHKNLFFSFVLNSVITIIWLTAVANNQGLVQSNPVSCKVIMFIHLYLFGCNYFWMLCEGIYLHTLIVVAVFAEKQHLMWYYLLGWGFPLIPALIHAIARSYYYNDNCWISSNTSLLYIIHGPICAALLVNLFFLLNIVRVLITKLKVTHQAESSLYMKAVRATLILVPLLGIQFVLFPYKPQGRFALEIYDYIMNILMHYQGLLVATIFCFFNGEVQGVLRRHWNQQRIQFGSNFAHADVFRSASYVASSLTEVHRCYSIDGHTEHMNGKNSYHDIETVTPTILRSDNPFA, from the exons ATGGATGCTAACGGCATATTCTCACTTCTGTTGCTGTGTTCTGTCACTGAG CTGTGTGTGTTGGCGAGCCCTGAGGGGAATGACTCCCAGCAGCACCATACCCAGAACGTCTACCACGACATCGGTGTCACCAGGAACACCATAGTCACTGCTCAGTTTGAGTGCTATCAGAAGATCATGAAAAACGACAAACACAACAAAATAG GGCCAGTGTGTAACAGGACGTGGGATGGCTGGCTGTGCTGGGAGGACACAGAGGCAGGCTTCACTACAAACCAACACTGTCCAGACTACTTCCAAGACTTTGACACAGCAG AAATGGCGTCCAAAGTGTGCAGTGAAACGGGTAATTGGTTTCTACACCCGGAGAGCAACAGGACATGGACAAACTACACCAAATGTACAGCATACACCAGCGCAGGAAGAGTG ACAGCGATGAATCTCTACTACCTGGTTCTGATTGGACATGGACTGTCGCTAACGTCATTGTTCTTCTCATTGGGAATATTTTTCCATTTCAA GAGTCTAAGCTGCCAGAGGATAACGCTCCACAAAAACCTATTTTTTTCATTTGTGTTGAACTCAGTCATCACCATCATCTGGTTGACAGCGGTGGCTAACAACCAGGGACTAGTGCAGAGCAACCCT gtgagCTGTAAGGTGATCATGTTTATTCACCTGTACCTGTTTGGCTGTAACTACTTCTGGATGCTGTGTGAGGGCATCTACCTGCACACACTCATCGTGGTGGCCGTGTTCGCTGAGAAACAGCACCTCATGTGGTACTACCTGCTTGGATGGG GATTCCCACTCATACCTGCATTGATTCATGCAATAGCACGAAGCTACTACTACAATGATAA ttGTTGGATCAGCTCAAACACATCCCTGCTCTACATCATCCATGGTCCCATCTGTGCTGCCCTGCTG gtgaatcTGTTCTTCCTGTTGAACATTGTGCGTGTCCTCATCACCAAACTGAAG GTGACCCATCAGGCTGAATCTAGCCTCTACATGAAGGCTGTGAGAGCCACCCTGATCCTGGTCCCTCTCCTGGGTATCCAGTTTGTCTTGTTCCCCTACAAACCCCAGGGACGCTTCGCCTTGGAGATCTACGACTATATTATGAACATCCTCATGCACTACCAG GGTCTCCTCGTTGCCACCATCTTCTGCTTTTTCAATGGCGAG GTCCAAGGTGTTTTGCGAAGGCACTGGAACCAGCAGAGGATCCAGTTTGGCAGTAACTTTGCCCACGCAGACGTCTTCCGCTCAGCCTCATACGTGGCGTCATCCCTGACGGAGGTGCACCGCTGCTACAGCATCGACGGGCACACCGAACACATGAACGGCAAGAACAGCTACCACGACATCGAGACGGTGACACCCACCATACTCCGGTCGGACAACCCTTTTGCCTGA